Within Quercus lobata isolate SW786 chromosome 5, ValleyOak3.0 Primary Assembly, whole genome shotgun sequence, the genomic segment TTTCCATACCCGTGTCGGTAATCCGTGCAAGGCTAAAACCATCTGGGCTCTAACTGGAACATTAAGCCAACCTTGTCCGGTTTTATTGATCTGCTGTCGCACTTGAGTTTTAGTGAACAGTGTGATGATGGCGTGCTGGAAACTATAGTCGTAGTGGCTTGGGCGATATATATGGTCGAACAGGaatgaagaaattaagaaatGGTGGGTCGAAGAAGTTGTGTGCAGACAATATTGTACGGTGGATGAAATAAAAACTCTCATTATTTCTGCATTGCCAGTGGTCGAAGAAGTTGCTGCATTTTTTTCTGCCTTGGAGGTGTGTATCGGCATCATCATTAGAGACCAAGTGGGGCTGGAGGTTGCAGCTATGAGTGGAAAGCTAAAAGCCCCACTAGGTGCACTAGAAAAGCAATTGATCAGAGGAAGCCATTTTCTGCGTATGATATACTGGTGTGAAAGATTAAAGATATTATACATTTATACTTGAGTGTGACTCCCAGGAAATAACGAGCTCCTTAATTAGAAAGGATTGGAGAGAGTCCTTCCTCTGTAGAATAGGGTTTATCTCATAATGTAATTTCAGTATCAGTTTTTGATTAAAGTCATAAACTAGTCCCGGCAAAAacaaatttgatgatttttttttttaaaaatgaaaattgaaaataataaatgagaCTAATAAGTATGTCTCTAATCtttcttaaaatgatgtgattattttgtaacaaaatattgttaataaattatattagattttctaaattaagatatctatatttgttatttgaaagtgtcataaattttgtaatatttttattgaggaaacttttttttttttttttttttggttttgttttgagaaaagtACCCATCGGGGTAAAGAGTGTATTATTGCATCCTTAAAAGATTAAGTTGATAAACATCAAGAACATCTGGTAGAACAGACTCCATCTagatagacatggcaaaacgggtcagaccTGTTTGATCTGTAGCCCGTTTGACTTGTAACCCGATTGACTCATTTAAAATGATCCGTTTTGACCCAActcgaacccgacccaacccaccTATTTTGCCACGTCGCAACGTTGATtagattgagattgaggtgtaatttttataaaatatttatctattcttctttacttaatatATTATGTATTCTATTATAGTTTGTCATTCTTTACTTGTcacctttattttctctttctactTTAAATAGATCGAAGATTATACCAAGATTAGTTTCTAGAAAGCTGGAACAAGAGTTACATCAAATTTGGGTATTAAGTCAAGTTTTTAGTGGTAATTGATAACAATATCATCAGTGAGAATCTAATCGCAGTTAAGGAACTCATAAACAATTGACAGATtgcatatatttcaaaaaataaactaaaaagtttgaaaaatacaGGTCAACTTGACCCGATTCAATCCGCGACCTGATTGACCCGTTTAAAAACGACCCATTTTGATCCGCGACCCGTTTGACCTGCAAACCCAATTGACCTAACCCGATTATCACACCGATGCCAGCTAGTCCATCTTGAGAGAACAGTGTGCTATCAAAATTCGCCTTCACACATGGCGCACTGAGAAGCCTCCATTTTACAGCACGGGCTGTCCTTGGAATTTCAGTACGGGTGGTGCGTAATTGCTGAAATTCTTGGAGAGCATCGTACGCCTTGGCAGGAAGCTGACTTAAAGGCAACACAGTCTCACCCACTCGGACCTTGTTTCGCCTCTGCCACACTACAGAGATTGTCATAGCAAGAAGATCAAAAGAAGACTTTTCTGTCAAAGCATGTTTGAGGATCTCGAGGAAATTAGAGCATGTACCCGTGTCAGACATAAGCTTGCTGAACTGCACTTTCCACATATCCTGTAAAACTGGGCAAGACCAGAGAGCATGCATCGTGTCCTCTGGCTGTGCCTTACAATCCGGACATACATCTTCAGTAAATATTTTCCTTTGAACCAAATTCACCCTTGTGTAGGCAGCGAGTTGGTCCCAGCTCGCCATACAAGAGATTTAACTCTGTTTGGAACCCGCATATGCCAAATAGCCTTCCAAACATTGGAGTTCACCCCACCATTAGCTGTATCAAACAGCTCCGGTTCGTCTTGCTCCATCAAAAGACGATAACCCGACTTAATCGAAAAGACTCCATCACGTGTGTAAGGCCAGATAGGAAGGTCATTTCGATCAAACAAGCTAAGTGGAATGACCTTGATGATTGCTGCCTCTTCAAGTAGAAATAAGCTATCAATCTCAGCCACCTTCCAGCACTTATCAACGTGGTTAATTAAGCTAGATACCACAGCATTTACATGGCTTTCTGAGGCAGGGGAGAGGATTTTACCTTGCCTAGACCCAGGTAGCCAAGCATCATGGAAAATCCGCACCTGAGACCCATTCCCAATCCTTCATTTCAGTCCATGTTTAATGAGTTCTCTCCCCttcaaaatactcttccaagcaaaagaccatttattttccttggCATCAAAAATTAATCCATGTGGGAAATTTTTTGATTTGAAGAACCTGAAAAATAGAGAGTCTTAATTTTGTAGTAGGCACCAAACTTGCTTGGCCAACATGACGTCGTTTTTTATTAAGGAAACTTAATTCATTTTctattcaattattatatattgtaagatatattataaataatgtaatgtgtgGTTAAGATTTCTTTCTAATGCTCTTTAGAAACGATTTATCTTCTATACATTTAGAATGTCCTCAAGATGAAGAAGATATAAGTAAATTCATCAAttttagtagaaaaaaaaaatacaagacaTTGATAACATGTaagaaaaatgcattttatCAAGAACCAATTAACACTGTGTTGAGAATTGACCAAATTGAACCTAAATGGAATGAAGTGGTttgaagtggactgaataaaCCAAAGTGAACCGAAATAGATAGAATGGATTGAAGTGGATCAAATGGACCAAAGTAAACTGAATAGATTGAAGTGGACCAAACTGGACTGAATGGAACATAAACCTATACTAATGTGGCTCAATAAGAGCGTAACAACAGTAAACACTatacttcagcttttagattttatataaattaaaaaaaataaaaaaaaataaaaaaaaaaaaaaaaaaaaaacctttcagTGTGAACTTTTAGtcaaatgaattatttaatagtcatgttttaatttttaattttctctagagagtgagagagagataagtaTATGAGCTCTAGTTTTAATAGTGAACTTGGCACGTTAAAAATGAGCTCTAGCCTCTAGGGCAGCATTTTGCTTATTATCGTATACTATGCTAGCGTTTGGATAGCATTGGCATTTTGGCGTCTGCGTtttcaaccctttttttttaagctctCTATCACGTACTGTTAGTGGGTCTCATGCACTGTGCACGAGACCCACTACCTCTTTAATAGCCAATGACTTCACAGGAATGTGTTACACCAGTGGTTCCTGTGTACTGTTCACGAGATctacaaacatattttttaagtaactttttcattaaaaatgagtctcacgatattattcacacatttaaaaattattttgctatagtattttcagttttcagcaaaataagcagtatccaaatgTATCCTATATTTTATGAAAGAAGcaagtttgatttttatttattttttcttagtttcGGTCAGAACAAATATTAGAAAAAGTACACAGTCGATCAATGACGAgcaaaatcaaattgaaaattactCAATTAAAGGAAGTACGGCTACAGTGAAAATTGAAATTCTCCTCTTTCTTGTCTCAAGACTCGGAATGAATCACCTTACTTATTGCTTATAATGGCTAGATTGGTTTTAGTTACAAGCCCAACATGTGAATCACCACGCATTGGGACAATCCATATTCATACCAATGTACATGCATAATTGATAAATCTACCCAATGACCCTTGTCATATTTTATGAAAGAAGcaagtttgatttttatttattttttcttagtttcGGTCAGAACAAATATTAGAAAAAGTACACAGTAGAGTCAATGACGAgcaaaatcaaattgaaaactACTCAATTAAAGGAAGTACGGCCACagtaaaaattgaaattctcCTCTTTCTTGTCTCAAGACTCGAAATGAATCACCTTACTTATTGCTTATAATGGCTAGATTGGTTTTAGTTACAAGCCCAACATGTGAATCACCACGCATTGGGACAATcagggggtgtttggatttccTGTTTCcgtaactcaattctcagtttccataactctgtttccatcactcaattctctgatttttgagttatgagttatggaaactgaaaacacattttagttgttttcagtttccataactcataactcaatggcaataatgtaattaaacacacaaaaggggacccacaaacagtaccagccgcaacttttgaccacttttgactttttttttttcctttcttcttggCTGTTCggttcattctttttttttttttttttcttctcttcttctttctttcattgaAGCGGTccgtttgtttctttttttcttttttttttttcttttttttttttcggtctgTTCTgggttcttctcttttttttttttttttcttctttctttcacttCTGTAtgttctgggttttttttttattttttttattttttcactagttcggtgagtttgggttaaaaaaaaaaaaatcaatgagtGATAGGTATGGGACCCacaaatagtgtaaaaaatattgagtgatggaaattgagtgatggtgccaaacgggtGTAGTATttagagtgatgagtgatgagtgatgagtgatgagtaatgagtgatgaaaattgaatgatgaaaattgagtgatgaaaaaaaaaaaccaaacaaggcctcaATATTCATACCAATATACATGCATAATTGATAAATCTACCCAATGACCCTTGTCACTTGTGAAGATTGAAAACCAGCAAATCCAGCTCTTATACGTTAATTACGACTTACGAGTAAGGTAGCTTATAAATCGTTCAtttttgctcctttttttttttttttttttttttttttttttttttttttttttttactctacaATTATATACTCATTGTAACTAATAAATGTATGGTTTGATGTTTACAAGGATGTGGAAGTTCGAGATTTTCCCagagaaattgagaaaaattttcaacaaaaggGAGATACAAGTTTTGGTTATAGCTAGCCTTTTATTACAATTCATCCTCATGGTGGCGGGCTATAGGAGAAAGTTTTCGACCAGCAACAagctcattttctttttgtggatTACCTACCTTTTAGCAGGCTGGGTCACGACAGTCTCTCTGAGTCTAATCTCCAATAGTTTGCGAGACATGGGAGACAAGGCGAGAGATGCAGAGCTTGTCATGACCTCATTCTGGGCTCCGTTTTTTCTGGTGTACCTTGGCGGTCCAGACACCATTACAGCATACTCCTTGGAAGACAATATGCTGTGGAGGAGGCAAGCTATAACATTGGTTAGCCAAGTGTTTGTAGCTATCTATGTCATCATCAGAGCCTGGGCAAACAAGGCGATTAATTTTCTAACAATTCCGATGCTGATTCTCGGGATAATCAAGATTGGGGAGAGAATCTGGGTGCTGAGGTCTGGGAGCAGTGAAAATTTCAAAGCATCCAAACTCCTAACTCCTGATCCAGGCCCCAGTTATGCCAGATACATGGAAGAATACAACTCTAAGAAAGAGGAGGGGTTCGAGGTTATGTCAGCAACATTGGTTGAACCTCAGGTTGTACCTCGTATTTCATTTCCAGTCCCAGCAAATGCGAAGATTCCGGATGCAGCCTCTCTACAATGTGCCCATACATTGTTCAAGACATTCAATCAGCTATTTTCTGATCTCATCCTCAGCATCCAAGATATAAAGAACAGCCAATCCTTCTTTCGCGATGTGACTTATAATCGAGCTTTCCAGGTGATTGAGATGGAGCTAGGATTCATGTACGATGTGTTTTATACGAAGGCTTATAAAGTTTATTCTCCAATGGGTGGTGTTTTTCGTCTTATCAGTTTCTCTTCTACAGTGATTGTATTTTTGCTTTTCGTGATCGTCGTTGACAAGGACGCATACTTGAAAGATGACATTAGCATCACTTATGTATTGCTGGATGGAGCCATCGTCTTCGAGATATATTCGGTGTTGATACTGCTTAATTCAGACTGGTCAATGCTATGGATGAGTAACCGAAAGAATGCAATGGTGAATTTCCTGTATAAGGCCATTTCATCAATCCCATTATTATTGGCTCCAAACAGGAGGTGGTCTAATACTTTGGGGCAATACAACCTAATAAGATATTGCCTTAAACATAAGCCAGCCAAGTGCGGTGCTATGCAGAGGTTCTTATTCCATTATGAGTTGTTAGAGAAGCATCGATACCAAGAATCAGAAGATGTTTCTGACCATATGAAGAGTTTGATTTTTGAGCAACTTCTAGAGAAATTAAAGAGTGTCTCAGATCTCAAGGCTTGCACGGAATTATGTGATTGTAGGGGTGACTGGgttcttaaaaattcaaaatgccCTGCTTGCATCGACAAAGAAAAGCGTTCAAAACAGCATCAAAGCGTTGAGGCTGATTTTGACGAGATTCCACAGAATCCAAAATGTATTTATGAGCTAAACCAAGAAAATCTTACAATACTCCAAGAGAGTGTTGAGGTAGAATTTGACCAAAGCATTCTTCTCTGGCATATTGCAACCAACCTTTGTTATCATTCTGATTGGAACACATCCCCAGACTCGGTTAAAGCTTCAAATTGTGAAGCCAGCAAATTGTTATCTGACTATATGTTATATCTTCTAGTCATGCGTCCTATCATGCTGCCCAATGGGATTGCACAAATCAGGTTCCAAGACACATGCGCCGAGGCCattgaattttttgaagaaagaaaatctaTATCTAATGAGAACCAAGCTTGCTTAAAGTTACTTGAAGTGAACACCGAAATTCTTCCATCTGTGGTTAAAGGAGATAGAAGCAAGTCAGTGCTTTTCGATGGATGTAGGCTTGCTAAATCATTGCTATACTTGGAGACTCAAAAGCAGTGGGAATTGATAAGTCATGTATGGGTGGAAATACTATGTTATGCTGCGACTAAGTGTCGATGGAACCATCATGCTCAGCAGCTCGGTCGAGGCGGAGAGCTACTCACTCATGTATGGCTTCTTATGGCGCATCTTGGTATAACTGAGCAATTTCAAATTTCCAAGGGCCATGCAAGGGCTATCTTGATTGCGAATTGAGAAAGATTTTATGGTATACCGTATACGAATTGCTTttacttccaaaaaaaaggattggcagtttttcttctttttatttttagtttttatgccTGAAGTGATTTCTCTCTAACCATATATTATGCTGTCTagtaaccaaaaggaaaaaaaaaaaaaaaaaaaaaccatatattaTCCTGATCCAAGGCTTTCCTATGTATTTTCCTTATGAATTCAATTAATAAACCCCTCTCAAGGCTTTTACTTAAGATGACagtcacttaaaaaaaaaatagtcattatattttttccattatgtctcatataaacaattataataaatacataaaaatacaGATTTTGGCAACATTTCCCTTTTTAaaaacatttccaaaaaaaaaaatcctaaaatacTTATTtggaatatataaaatatgtttataaaatatttggaGTGTAATCAACTTAAAAAATTCGATAGGCTACAATTTTCGGGAGAAATAACATTTTATCACCTTAAATTATACTCTTGATTATACTTTGTACCttaaacttttcaaatgcaCATTTGAGACCCTAAACTATGATCCTTGTTACATTTTGCATCCCGCTGTTAagttttttattaacttaaatggaaaaaaatatgaTACCACATGAAAATACCTAATTGACCCTCTTCTTGGTGCTTTTAAGAATAACAGATAGATTACAATTTACCACCCTAgctaaattaattctgattacactttgcatcctaaattttgaatttccatcTAAGTTAATAGAAAACTTAATATCAAGATGCAAATTATAACAAAAGTCATGGTTTAGGGTGCAAGACGtgcatttgaaaagtttatgGTGCAAAGTGTTATATAGGATATAATTGAGGATGATAAAATGTATATTTCCCTAACTTTTGTCCTTGAAATATGATGTAGGCTTGACTATGGTCCCTCCAAGGCTTTATCAAAATAGCAATCCTATGAGAAGTTATTAACTAATATAATATCATTAAAGAGTTACACTATATGTAACTTCAACCTAAcccttaataaaatattttaagatacAAATACTTCCCAAGCATTCATCCACTCTTATCTAAACCTATATAAAAACTtgaacaaaatttagatatagtACTTAagtgttattttttaatttctctacTTAAGATTCAGCTATGTGGCTGTACTTAATTAAAAGTACACTAtcatctcatgagaaaaaagcCATATGACTGAATTTTAAGGGAGGAACCTAAGAAATAATACCTCAATACTGTACATAAGTTTTGTCCTAAAATCTTCTTACTCAATCCCCTTCTCTATATCCAACTTTTTTGTAACGTGAATACGTGATGCTAGGACACCTCATTCTTTAGAGACCAAAATTAGACCAACTTCATATTCCAGAACCAGCGGCAtatatcttatcaaaaaaaagaaaaatataaaagaacaagctccatatatatatatatatatatatatatatatatataccaactgCATATCAAAGGGATCAAAGcccttgtttttgaaaatttaaatgtcAAATCCAAACTTTTTAAACTTGAATGACGAAAATCAAACATATTCCAAAAATATCAAGgtccaaaaatataatttacccTAAAATATGGTATACTAAGGCTATGTTTGGTTCAatggaaataatttttaagtgtCTGGTTGTGTTCTTGAAAGTGCCTGCCTTTATggtcatccaaaaaaaaattggattgaTCAACACTTTCAGTTGCCGTAAACCGCTAataggtaaaatattttttgaaattcaatctCCATCgaaccaaacacaacctaaacctaaaatatatttaattagaaaactataaatttttaatgtttaaaacataaaacacacTTTTATAACCTTATATCATAAAATCTAaagcttaaaaataaaaatatgactCGTAaccttaaattttgaattataacttctttttcttttttattttttaaatcttatcattgttagatttaaaatttttgaaatatatatatatatatgtatatataaaacatgGATTCAAATCCCCCATTCTTACTTATTGtaagccatatatatatatatatggcttaCAACAAGTATGAATGGGGGATTTGAATCCATGTTCTCCTTGAGAagaaattggaatttttttttttttttttttaagtgtttcaaTCTATTGCATCCGGTTataatgataactctttattattagaccaagtCACAAATTGGATTTTGGTTTAGGCAAAGATTAAAttttagatctcttattcaatcataaGAGGCTTTACTAGTTGAGATAGTTAGaacccacaaaacaaaatataggaAATTGGAATAGTTCCACTACACAACAAAGTTTCAAATACAGTCCAATAGTATACAATAGATTATATTTGAATTATTCCTTGCTCCAAATCACAATGATTGAGAAAAAAACTAGAGAGGATTCAAACCATAAACGACTTTGTTAGAAACACCAAAGAGTTTTGATTGAACTACAATGCTTATGGCAGACATAagcattggtttttttttttttttttttttttttttttttttttttttttttttttttatgggagcTATAAGCAATATTAagtaggcaaaaaaaaaagtataaatttgaTTATTCCTTAATAGGTATCCAAAGCTGAGTAGTTGATATTAGCCATTTACAAACAAAATCATTAAATTCTACAAAATggtaattaaatgaatttaattcTTAGTTAAAATTAGGTGGTTTTACACCCTCAGTTTTgagctattattattatttttatctcgtgtttataattttttatttattcggTGAAAATTATCAATCATTTTCAATCTCATTCTTTTGTCCAGTTCTGTAACTAACATGACTGTTAAATGTAAGCTACTCCAAATAAATATGCAATATATATGATTCATATCACTTAAAAAATCTGAATTGGGAgttggaaaaatattaaaattctcaCATCGATTatcaacaactaataagttttcTGTGTGATGTATGgataatgttgtaatattttgtGTAAGATGgttttggagaatgttgtatATGTATTATAGCATAGTTGTTATAAAACATTATTAGTaataagttcataaaaaaaaaaaaaacaattataaattgtacAGATATATCCcttttaattattcaattgaagtaatgaggggaaaaaaaaatacaactttggaggaatattatagaataaaagcTGATATAGAatatgtctttttctttctccttaattctaaaaacaaaaaatatacatCCTAAACACTCACAATCAATCGTATaatttacaaaacccacaaatccacaACGTCCAACCATAGTATCAAAATTGTAATTGTTGTTGTCACTAAATCTAAAATACAACCCCTCCTTCCTTGGTTTTAGTCAACTCATACGAGTTAGGATTAAATGAAACAACAATGTTAGAGTTAGGTAGGTGTCATCGAaagattgaaggtaaatgacattgtttttggtttgtgtatATTTGACATGAGATAGCATGAAAGTCTATGGGTAGGTATATATAAAGGGGTAGAAGttcaataaatgaaaataatgaattaaaatgcaaaaagttTTCTTTGCATGTGTGGGGGAtaaaaaagtcaatatttaatttcttcATATCTCTGATGGGATActtgagaatatttcaattATCTTTGCATAGAATGCATCACTTAACAGAACCTCATGCTTCTCACATGAGGTCTCTGTTTTTATATTGAttaatgcaaaaataaatatacattTTAGAACATGAAAGtggatatgaaaaaaaaaaaaatgagtgcaAGAATGTCATTGCCCATTGATAAAGAACGTTACTAGAGATTGTAAATACGACCAAGGGATAAGTGCAACAAGGAgggctaaaaactaaaaagtgctTCATAGATATTTATAAGGagaatttttaatttacattGCTAATACAATGTAAACTTACATTTTAGACCCACAAAATATAAGTTTACATTGTAGACACACGCTGTAATTAGTTTATAATACTCTAATTATTGTTTTACACTAATTTGATATATAGAATAGCACTAATAATAATACGAAAGTAAAATCAACAAAGTGTTCTTAGGAATTGTACGGCGATATATCATGTCTCACAATGAAACTGTGAATGCAATAAAGATCTCACttacaatatataatattatcCGCTGGATTGGTTTGTATTTGCAAAATAAAGCGAAACACAAGAAATTGACAGAAAAGATATCTAGGCTTCCAACGACAATCTGCACTGACTCTATGCTTTCTCAAAGGCCATGGTGCATGCTCTTGTTGCTAAGTTTGAACACTTTGCTTTCCTTCTTTTATTCCATATTGCCTCTCAACTGTGTGtcttatttttaaatctttggcTGTGTCCCCAAgcatcattctctctctctatacatatataaatatatattcttttccccaagttttctctctcttcctctcactttatttttcttttctgttttttcctCAAGCATCCTgctctctttttcttatttcctttagttttttttttttaattaaacttttCCAAGcatcttcctctttttctttttctttttctttctaatattCTTCATTCCttacccccccaccccccctaaCCGCAAGcatctttctctgtctctcccTCTTTCCCAAgcatcttcctttctctctttttccttcctTAATTAATTCTTCATTCTCTCTTCTCCCCActcatcccccccccccccccccggggtCCTTCTTTGTGCGAATTATCAGGCTGTGACATCCGAATACAATATTTAGTTCCACTTCTAACATATGCTTTTGTTTGAGgaaaattttctaaaccattAGTGTGCTAAACACATTGCACgcctttcttcatttttatcttcttttcaaattggaatttgataattatgatagttaaTGGCCTTTCATTAGAATTGCATTTGAAAAATCTCTAATTAAACATACTTATATTAAAAGATTTCatctc encodes:
- the LOC115989851 gene encoding uncharacterized protein LOC115989851 codes for the protein MGDKARDAELVMTSFWAPFFLVYLGGPDTITAYSLEDNMLWRRQAITLVSQVFVAIYVIIRAWANKAINFLTIPMLILGIIKIGERIWVLRSGSSENFKASKLLTPDPGPSYARYMEEYNSKKEEGFEVMSATLVEPQVVPRISFPVPANAKIPDAASLQCAHTLFKTFNQLFSDLILSIQDIKNSQSFFRDVTYNRAFQVIEMELGFMYDVFYTKAYKVYSPMGGVFRLISFSSTVIVFLLFVIVVDKDAYLKDDISITYVLLDGAIVFEIYSVLILLNSDWSMLWMSNRKNAMVNFLYKAISSIPLLLAPNRRWSNTLGQYNLIRYCLKHKPAKCGAMQRFLFHYELLEKHRYQESEDVSDHMKSLIFEQLLEKLKSVSDLKACTELCDCRGDWVLKNSKCPACIDKEKRSKQHQSVEADFDEIPQNPKCIYELNQENLTILQESVEVEFDQSILLWHIATNLCYHSDWNTSPDSVKASNCEASKLLSDYMLYLLVMRPIMLPNGIAQIRFQDTCAEAIEFFEERKSISNENQACLKLLEVNTEILPSVVKGDRSKSVLFDGCRLAKSLLYLETQKQWELISHVWVEILCYAATKCRWNHHAQQLGRGGELLTHVWLLMAHLGITEQFQISKGHARAILIAN